The Glycine soja cultivar W05 chromosome 3, ASM419377v2, whole genome shotgun sequence genome window below encodes:
- the LOC114404983 gene encoding uncharacterized protein LOC114404983, with the protein MTALDESMGRVLGQHDESRKGKRAIYYLSKKFTACKMNYSLLERTCCALVWAAHLLRQYMLNNTTWLVSKMDLVKYIFEKPTLTGWITRWQVLLSEFDIVYVTQKAIKGSALAYYLAQQPINDYQPMHPEFPNEDIMTLFGEEVKDEDRDKWIVWFDGVSNALGNGVTTVLVSSTTINFKVKLLKVYGDSTLVIHQLRGEWETRDHKLVPYQAYIKNLIEFFDDISFHHIPREENQMVDALATLASMFQLTPYRDLPYIEFRCCGKPTHYCLLEEEKDGKPWYFHIKRYIKDKEYPQEASDNDKRTLQRLTADLFLSGNILYKRNHDMVLLRCVDVREAEQMLVEVHEGSFGTHANGHAMARKILRAGYYWLTMQNDCCIHVRKCHKC; encoded by the exons ATGACTGCGTTGGATGAGTCAATGGGGCGTGTGCTGGGACAGCATGATGAGTCCAGAAAAGGGAAACGGGCCATCTACTACTTAAGCAAGAAGTTCACAGCGTGTAAAATGAACTACTCTTTGCTCGAGAGGACATGTTGTGCCTTGGTGTGGGCAGCTCACCTtctaaggcagtacatgttgAACAACACCACTTGGTTGGTGTCCAAAATGGATCtagtcaagtacatctttgaaaaacccaCTCTCACTGGATGGATCACTCGGTGGCAGGTTCTACTATCGGAATTTGACATTGTTTATGTCactcaaaaggcgataaaggggagCGCCTTGGCATATTACCTGGCTCAACAACCCATCAACGACTACCAGCCTATGCATCCAGAATTCCCTAATGAagacatcatgaccttgtttggGGAGGAAGTAAAGGATGAAGATAGGGACAAATGGATTGTGTGGTTTGACGGTGTGTCTAATGCACTAGGCAATGGAGTTACGACAGTTTTGGTTTCCTCGACGA CAATAAACTTCAAGGTGAAGTTGCTCAAGGTATATGGGGACTCAACCTTGGTAATCCACCagttgagaggggaatgggagaCCAGGGATCATAAGTTGGTACCCTACCAGGCCTACATCAAGAAtttgatagaattctttgatgaCATATCCTTTCATCACATTCCTAGAGAGGAGAATCAGATGGTCGATGCCCTTGCCACTTTAGCGTCCATGTTTCAGCTAACCCCATATCGAGATTTGCCATACATTGAGTTCAGATGTTGTGGCAAGCCTACACATTACTGCTTactagaagaagaaaaggacggTAAACCTTGGTACTTCCATATCAAACGATACATCAAAGACAAGGAGTACCCGCAGGAGGCCTCTGACAACGACAAGAGAACGTTACAAAGGTTGACAGCCGATTTATTCCTGAGCGGAAATATCCTGTACAAGAGGAACCATGACATGGTGTTGCTTCGATGTGTGGATGTTAGGGAGGCTGAGCAGATGCTGGTAGAGGTGCATGAAGGATCCTTTGGAACACATGCCAATGGACATGCCATGGCCCGAAAGATTCTGAGAGCAgggtattactggctcactatgcaGAACGATTGTTgcatccatgtaaggaaatgccacaagtgCTAG